A window of Lentibacillus sp. Marseille-P4043 contains these coding sequences:
- a CDS encoding endonuclease/exonuclease/phosphatase family protein — translation MKKLKIVTWNIRQGGRKAIQQIVNSLISHQADLIVLTEYKNNDAGAFLVSELRKEGWTYIQSSYPPKKENGILILSAYPLKDYSPPFSKQQGSHRWNEVYIPSHNIYLLGVHVPNVNETYDKAFFWQQIVQYAHHRTNDKAIIVGDFNTARRDEKENAPLKYSNFIMKLLESGWTDAWKKSHAGVLDYTWYSTKNNGFRLDYIFLSPKLSGSLLTCYLSHRERIENFSDHSLLAAELIEYVVKNGYLEKKVLQQDPFQVLGSVTEIFRDNIDDAKKIIGALDGINWNSEYMGEA, via the coding sequence ATGAAGAAACTTAAAATAGTAACATGGAATATTCGACAGGGTGGGAGGAAGGCGATCCAGCAGATTGTTAATTCGCTTATTTCACATCAAGCTGATTTGATTGTGCTCACCGAATATAAAAATAATGATGCAGGAGCATTTCTCGTTTCTGAGTTAAGAAAGGAAGGGTGGACTTACATACAATCCTCATACCCGCCAAAAAAGGAAAATGGAATACTCATATTATCGGCTTATCCGTTGAAAGATTATTCCCCACCTTTTTCCAAACAACAAGGTTCACATCGCTGGAATGAAGTGTATATCCCGTCTCATAACATATATTTGCTAGGGGTTCACGTGCCGAATGTGAATGAAACGTATGATAAGGCCTTTTTTTGGCAGCAAATAGTACAGTATGCTCATCATAGAACGAATGACAAGGCGATAATTGTCGGGGATTTTAATACCGCTAGACGAGATGAAAAGGAAAATGCCCCGCTTAAATATAGTAATTTTATCATGAAATTATTAGAAAGTGGCTGGACAGATGCCTGGAAGAAATCCCATGCTGGGGTGCTTGATTATACTTGGTACAGTACTAAAAATAATGGGTTTCGACTGGATTATATATTTTTATCCCCGAAACTTTCTGGGAGCTTGTTGACATGCTATCTTTCCCATCGTGAAAGAATCGAGAACTTCTCGGATCACTCTCTTTTAGCAGCAGAACTTATCGAATATGTTGTCAAAAATGGCTACTTGGAAAAGAAAGTGCTACAGCAAGATCCATTCCAAGTGTTGGGCAGTGTAACCGAAATATTCCGGGATAATATTGATGATGCGAAGAAGATTATTGGCGCTCTGGATGGTATTAATTGGAATTCTGAGTATATGGGGGAAGCATGA
- the rbsK gene encoding ribokinase translates to MKGMSILITVVGSINMDLIVKVKNIPVQGETILGQEFATSPGGKGANQAVAAARLDGDVRMIGCVGEDVFGSELKSHLHYENVNVSNIRNVPNTSTGVANVIISNNDNRIIVVPGANYELKKAAITALKDTISYSNMVVIQLEILPETVQTVVEICHEKNVPIILNPAPAEHFDKQLMSKINFLTPNENECRQIFNMEMKDALEMYPNQLIVTLGKEGAQYFDGQNHVKISGFPTKAIDTTGAGDTFNGALAFALVNKYDLSDAVLFANAAASLSVEKQGAQTGMPKKEDVEKRIAFSG, encoded by the coding sequence ATGAAAGGTATGAGCATATTGATAACTGTTGTTGGAAGCATAAACATGGATTTAATTGTAAAAGTGAAAAATATTCCTGTACAAGGTGAAACAATTCTAGGTCAGGAATTTGCAACTTCACCAGGGGGAAAAGGTGCGAATCAAGCAGTTGCAGCCGCACGTTTAGACGGTGATGTACGAATGATCGGATGTGTCGGCGAAGATGTATTTGGAAGTGAGCTAAAGAGTCATTTACATTATGAAAACGTGAATGTGTCAAATATTAGGAATGTACCTAATACATCGACTGGTGTAGCAAATGTTATTATATCTAATAATGATAACCGTATTATCGTTGTGCCAGGTGCAAATTACGAATTGAAAAAGGCCGCGATTACAGCTTTGAAAGATACGATTAGCTACAGTAATATGGTTGTAATACAACTCGAAATACTACCTGAGACTGTTCAAACAGTGGTGGAGATATGTCATGAAAAAAATGTGCCAATTATTCTTAACCCTGCACCAGCGGAACATTTTGATAAGCAGCTCATGTCTAAAATTAATTTTCTGACTCCTAACGAAAATGAATGTCGGCAAATTTTTAATATGGAAATGAAAGATGCTTTAGAGATGTATCCAAACCAGTTGATTGTCACTTTGGGGAAAGAAGGGGCTCAATATTTTGATGGCCAAAATCATGTAAAAATTTCAGGATTTCCAACAAAGGCCATCGATACAACGGGCGCAGGCGATACCTTTAACGGTGCACTTGCCTTTGCGTTAGTTAACAAGTATGACTTAAGTGATGCGGTTTTATTTGCTAATGCAGCAGCATCCCTTTCTGTTGAAAAGCAAGGCGCCCAGACCGGGATGCCAAAGAAAGAGGATGTGGAGAAGCGAATAGCTTTTTCGGGGTGA
- a CDS encoding cation transporter, which translates to MNETAYLDIKGMHCVNCPIKVEKAISKMEGVIEIDVNWQSEKGCVTFDRNLVAISNIIERIHKMGFEAVEAKEIQA; encoded by the coding sequence ATGAATGAAACAGCATACCTTGATATTAAAGGAATGCATTGTGTGAACTGTCCGATTAAAGTCGAAAAAGCCATTTCAAAGATGGAGGGAGTAATCGAAATAGATGTGAATTGGCAAAGTGAAAAAGGGTGTGTAACATTCGATCGGAATCTTGTGGCCATTTCCAACATTATTGAAAGAATTCATAAAATGGGATTTGAAGCGGTAGAAGCGAAGGAAATCCAGGCTTGA
- a CDS encoding cytochrome c oxidase assembly protein, with protein MSLFLFYMATGSPFSAISPLSFSLHMIQISVLFFIFPPIFMLGIPESMFKAIRKHSAIKGILKLFPPPKAALVAFAILFFMYHVPVMLNMLSQFSFIQHIYLLLLFLLAFHMWTPITSPDSSHRLHKEQLKRYAFKSSIFIMPACLLFIVNALVNGMDNPFLAERTAHLCIPYQTTSTFSLLPPPFNTKYDQMMAGVFMLGMHKTGIKLSLRLVQRHNR; from the coding sequence ATCTCTCTATTCTTATTTTACATGGCGACCGGCAGTCCTTTTTCAGCGATTAGTCCTCTTTCTTTCAGTTTGCACATGATACAAATTAGCGTGCTGTTTTTTATTTTTCCGCCAATTTTTATGCTAGGGATTCCTGAATCAATGTTTAAGGCAATCCGTAAACACTCTGCGATAAAAGGTATCCTGAAATTATTCCCGCCACCTAAGGCTGCTTTAGTCGCATTTGCCATCCTTTTCTTTATGTATCATGTACCCGTTATGCTAAATATGTTATCCCAATTTTCCTTCATTCAGCATATATACCTCCTCCTGCTGTTTTTACTCGCTTTTCATATGTGGACACCAATCACATCACCAGATTCCAGCCACCGATTGCACAAGGAGCAGTTAAAACGGTATGCATTCAAGAGCAGTATTTTTATCATGCCAGCCTGTTTGCTATTTATAGTAAACGCATTAGTCAATGGGATGGATAACCCATTTCTCGCTGAACGCACAGCACACCTATGTATCCCTTATCAAACAACTTCTACTTTTAGTTTACTTCCTCCGCCATTCAACACGAAATATGACCAAATGATGGCCGGCGTCTTTATGCTGGGGATGCACAAAACAGGTATTAAGCTTTCCCTTCGTCTTGTTCAAAGACATAACAGGTAA
- a CDS encoding SDR family NAD(P)-dependent oxidoreductase: MDRLKDKIAIITGGASGMGAAMVKLFAGEGATVIAADINEENLQKIAELDQVEGMKLDVSSDENWAAVTKAVVDKYGRIDILINNAGISSEKAPDQITEADWTLMHKINSFGPFLGIKHASKYMKEAGKGSIVNTCSYTAIIGSGFNHYSASKGSLRAIARAAAAELGQFNVRVNTVFPGVIETPMTATLTEYKDAMNMLVNATPMKRLGKPEEVANAILFFATDEASYITGGELVIDGGYSAR, translated from the coding sequence ATGGATCGTTTGAAAGATAAAATTGCCATTATTACTGGCGGAGCATCCGGTATGGGTGCTGCAATGGTGAAGTTGTTTGCTGGGGAAGGGGCAACGGTTATTGCAGCAGACATTAATGAAGAAAACTTACAAAAAATTGCTGAATTAGATCAAGTAGAGGGAATGAAATTGGATGTTTCTTCCGATGAAAACTGGGCGGCAGTAACAAAGGCTGTTGTTGACAAATACGGCCGGATCGATATTTTGATTAATAATGCAGGTATTTCGTCTGAAAAAGCACCCGATCAAATTACAGAGGCGGACTGGACCTTAATGCATAAGATCAATTCATTTGGCCCTTTCCTTGGAATTAAGCATGCTTCTAAATATATGAAAGAAGCTGGCAAAGGTTCAATCGTCAATACTTGTTCCTATACGGCTATTATTGGCTCCGGGTTTAACCATTACTCTGCATCAAAAGGTTCCCTACGCGCTATTGCCCGTGCAGCTGCAGCCGAATTGGGCCAATTTAATGTTCGTGTGAATACGGTGTTTCCTGGTGTTATCGAAACGCCAATGACCGCCACACTAACGGAATATAAAGATGCCATGAATATGCTGGTTAATGCGACACCGATGAAACGTTTAGGCAAGCCTGAAGAAGTCGCTAATGCTATTTTATTCTTTGCGACTGATGAAGCTTCGTATATTACTGGTGGCGAACTAGTAATTGATGGTGGATATTCGGCTCGATGA
- a CDS encoding histidine phosphatase family protein, which yields MPTNLYLVRHAHSTYTPDELGRPLSDRGFADALTVTKLLSAEKIDTVYSSPYKRAMQTVEGIAEYSGKEIKIENAFRERILSEKPVEDFKAAITRVWGDFDFHWQGGESNRFSQNRGVKAVMQLLDKHVGENIVIGTHGNLMVLMMNYFDDKYGFDFWKDLGMPDIYRLSFDGKKFIDVKWIWGSV from the coding sequence TTGCCTACTAATTTGTATTTGGTTAGACATGCGCATTCTACATATACACCTGATGAACTAGGAAGGCCGTTATCAGATCGCGGTTTTGCCGATGCATTGACAGTTACGAAATTACTAAGTGCCGAGAAAATTGATACTGTCTATTCAAGTCCGTATAAGCGTGCGATGCAAACGGTTGAAGGAATTGCCGAATACAGTGGTAAAGAGATTAAGATAGAAAATGCTTTTAGAGAGAGAATATTATCCGAAAAACCGGTTGAAGACTTCAAGGCTGCAATCACAAGGGTTTGGGGAGATTTTGATTTTCACTGGCAAGGCGGGGAATCCAACAGATTTTCTCAAAATAGAGGCGTCAAGGCTGTGATGCAATTATTGGATAAACATGTGGGTGAAAATATCGTTATCGGAACACATGGTAATCTGATGGTTTTAATGATGAACTATTTTGATGATAAGTATGGCTTTGATTTTTGGAAGGATCTTGGAATGCCGGATATTTATAGGTTATCATTTGATGGAAAAAAGTTCATTGATGTGAAGTGGATTTGGGGTTCGGTTTAA
- a CDS encoding NADPH-dependent FMN reductase, whose translation MKLVGVSGTLAGNKTSQAVYDVLAAAKFIDSSIEIELIDLKDYEVEFATGAPIALYNDDTWNVVDKILSADFLVFGTPIYQASISGVLKNLLDHFPENAFKYKVTGIVATGWSDKHFLVTEYQLKPVLSYLKGLIPTGNVFIQNDSFDIESDDIIDRGVSERIQKLADEMIFLQQSINNRMK comes from the coding sequence TTGAAACTTGTTGGAGTATCAGGAACTTTGGCTGGTAATAAGACATCTCAAGCTGTTTACGATGTGTTAGCAGCTGCCAAATTTATCGACTCATCCATAGAGATAGAATTAATTGATTTAAAAGATTATGAGGTAGAGTTTGCAACTGGAGCTCCCATCGCATTATATAATGATGATACGTGGAATGTCGTTGATAAGATTTTGTCAGCAGATTTTTTGGTGTTTGGCACGCCAATTTATCAAGCATCTATATCAGGTGTATTGAAAAATCTGCTGGATCATTTTCCCGAAAATGCTTTTAAATATAAAGTAACAGGTATTGTTGCAACAGGATGGTCAGACAAACATTTTCTTGTAACGGAGTACCAATTAAAACCAGTCCTATCTTATCTTAAAGGATTGATACCAACGGGAAACGTTTTTATCCAAAATGACTCCTTTGATATAGAAAGTGATGACATCATCGATCGTGGTGTTTCTGAGCGAATTCAAAAACTTGCTGATGAGATGATTTTTTTGCAGCAGAGTATTAATAATAGAATGAAATGA
- a CDS encoding YecA family protein — MSNNENNEIEENLADVLAQLKIDRENMEKKEHEKFWSEIDVPFTLHEGLNRYTKYELDSIRKRLEIKNASTLRKAELIALLQEKIPELLEETCLQLDTERFDILRKIARNGGYITAPKLELDQLEYFRESGVLYTGSFKGKEILAIPKELLEPLLLLESNSNVKSIARRNTEWIKLTRGLLYYFGTLTLSQLEKMVIVYTNEIPDLFEYISVIHNANSYNKELTIDENGYSNYRVFDSNRVRQEHQKRDNLSFYPFTKEQLLKAGEPGFVDRNKSYTQFVSFLKKNYELDRQEADELVEECVYATRIGHEPNDIIHFLSATLEFDSMEAVQAVMDQIVNLMNNTREWFLKGYMSAELRGQESLQALPTSNFTSKQRVKIGRNDPCPCGSGKKYKKCCGR; from the coding sequence GTGAGTAATAATGAGAATAACGAAATAGAGGAAAACCTAGCGGATGTTTTGGCACAACTAAAAATAGATAGAGAAAATATGGAGAAAAAAGAGCATGAAAAATTTTGGAGTGAAATTGATGTTCCTTTTACACTTCATGAAGGCCTGAACAGGTATACGAAATATGAACTAGATAGCATTCGAAAGCGTTTAGAGATAAAAAATGCTAGTACCTTAAGAAAAGCAGAGTTAATCGCATTATTACAAGAAAAGATTCCCGAATTACTTGAGGAAACTTGTTTGCAATTGGATACAGAACGCTTTGACATACTAAGAAAAATTGCTCGTAATGGCGGTTATATTACGGCACCGAAATTAGAATTAGATCAGCTTGAATATTTTCGTGAGAGTGGTGTCCTGTATACTGGATCTTTTAAGGGGAAAGAGATCCTAGCTATACCTAAGGAGCTACTAGAGCCATTATTGCTTCTGGAATCCAATTCTAACGTTAAGTCGATAGCAAGAAGAAATACTGAATGGATCAAGCTCACACGTGGACTGTTGTATTATTTTGGAACGCTAACCTTATCACAGTTGGAAAAGATGGTAATAGTATACACAAATGAAATTCCTGATCTTTTTGAGTATATATCTGTAATTCATAATGCCAATTCATACAATAAGGAGCTCACGATCGATGAGAATGGTTACTCAAATTACAGGGTGTTTGATTCGAATAGAGTGAGACAAGAGCATCAGAAGAGAGATAATTTGTCTTTCTATCCATTTACGAAAGAACAACTTCTAAAAGCAGGGGAGCCTGGCTTTGTTGATCGTAATAAGAGCTATACTCAATTCGTGAGCTTCCTTAAGAAAAACTATGAGCTAGATAGGCAAGAGGCGGATGAGCTTGTAGAAGAATGTGTATATGCAACACGAATAGGTCATGAACCAAACGATATTATCCACTTTTTAAGTGCCACGCTTGAATTTGATAGTATGGAAGCAGTACAGGCTGTAATGGATCAAATCGTTAATTTGATGAACAACACGAGGGAATGGTTCCTAAAAGGTTATATGTCTGCAGAATTACGTGGACAAGAATCATTGCAAGCCTTACCAACAAGTAATTTTACTAGCAAGCAACGTGTCAAAATAGGCAGAAACGATCCCTGTCCGTGTGGCAGTGGTAAAAAATATAAAAAGTGTTGCGGGAGGTAA
- a CDS encoding GMC family oxidoreductase N-terminal domain-containing protein encodes MKTDPDVIVIGAGGGGPVIAKELGELGINVLVLEAGPWYGNRKWPEPNESRGEAKESSDPRDLDGSLYRSQLTRLENDMNDFVTGKFRWGAADRRRTPWYRNIPDPAILWQSAGIGGSTLHYYANSPRAFPEAIAEWPIHYNELVPYYEKVEATLPVEFAPTTTKEALFYYGSEKAGFSVNQTLDVTSIGYRPQPNAILPPNKHLMDSSYSLEELSHMEGCTLSGHCGQGCPYGPSYEKMAKRTTAVSYVPLAMKTGNVTFRPNTFVMKVLTEKTPSGNQYAVGVQIRDTWTGEIKELRAKVVVMAAGCIESPRLWLNSDLPYNPWVGRGLTNHYMDMITGTFEEQTLMDIVGTPAVNPFIGHTSGARLDYPGLGMIEIIGESPGLTAQPLFGFSQSGYNSLRESDSDMWDQRGRLVGSELEEAMEGYRRSLTLSVITDDEVQYHNRVELDPHIKDEHGAVPIVHYTPSEKSKKRREQLAKIATNILRQTGAKKVHRTDLPPNYFIHLQSSMRMGFVVDTTCEAYQVERLYVADNSADYNSLGGPNPTITTQALATRTAKILASKYF; translated from the coding sequence ATGAAAACAGATCCTGATGTTATTGTTATTGGAGCAGGTGGCGGTGGTCCCGTTATTGCAAAAGAACTTGGGGAGCTAGGAATTAATGTGCTAGTACTTGAAGCAGGCCCCTGGTATGGAAATAGAAAATGGCCCGAACCGAATGAGAGCAGAGGGGAGGCGAAAGAAAGTTCCGACCCAAGAGATTTGGATGGTTCCCTCTACCGAAGCCAATTAACAAGACTTGAAAATGATATGAATGATTTCGTTACTGGTAAATTTCGCTGGGGAGCAGCAGACCGTAGACGCACGCCTTGGTACAGAAACATTCCTGACCCGGCAATATTATGGCAAAGTGCAGGGATTGGCGGGTCTACGCTTCATTACTATGCCAACTCTCCACGTGCATTTCCTGAAGCAATCGCTGAGTGGCCTATTCATTACAATGAGCTCGTTCCCTATTATGAAAAAGTAGAAGCCACATTACCAGTTGAATTTGCACCAACGACAACGAAAGAGGCGCTTTTCTATTATGGCTCAGAAAAAGCCGGCTTTTCCGTTAATCAAACATTAGATGTAACAAGCATTGGCTACCGTCCGCAACCAAATGCAATATTACCACCAAATAAACATTTAATGGATTCTAGTTATTCTTTAGAAGAATTAAGCCATATGGAGGGTTGTACGTTAAGTGGTCATTGTGGTCAAGGATGTCCTTATGGTCCATCATACGAAAAAATGGCTAAACGTACTACGGCTGTCAGCTACGTTCCACTGGCGATGAAAACAGGGAATGTGACATTTAGGCCGAATACATTTGTAATGAAAGTATTAACAGAGAAAACTCCCAGCGGAAACCAATATGCAGTGGGGGTTCAAATCCGGGATACATGGACAGGTGAAATCAAGGAATTACGTGCAAAAGTAGTCGTGATGGCGGCTGGCTGTATCGAATCGCCACGACTTTGGTTGAACTCTGATTTACCTTATAATCCATGGGTAGGCCGTGGTTTGACAAATCATTATATGGACATGATTACAGGAACATTTGAAGAGCAAACATTGATGGATATTGTAGGTACTCCAGCGGTCAACCCATTCATTGGCCATACTTCGGGAGCACGACTTGATTATCCCGGTCTCGGTATGATTGAAATTATCGGGGAAAGTCCAGGATTAACAGCTCAACCTTTATTTGGGTTTAGTCAATCCGGCTATAATAGTCTTCGTGAATCTGACTCAGACATGTGGGATCAACGAGGAAGACTTGTCGGTTCTGAACTGGAAGAAGCGATGGAAGGCTACAGAAGATCGCTCACACTTTCCGTGATTACTGATGATGAAGTGCAATATCATAATAGAGTCGAGTTGGATCCTCATATTAAAGATGAACACGGGGCAGTACCGATCGTACATTATACACCAAGTGAAAAATCGAAAAAAAGAAGAGAACAATTAGCGAAAATCGCCACAAATATTTTACGGCAGACAGGTGCGAAAAAAGTCCACCGAACCGATCTTCCGCCGAATTACTTCATTCACCTACAAAGCTCGATGCGGATGGGTTTTGTCGTTGATACAACATGTGAAGCTTACCAAGTAGAACGACTTTATGTTGCTGATAACAGTGCCGATTATAATTCCCTTGGAGGACCTAATCCAACCATAACAACACAAGCGCTTGCCACACGCACAGCCAAAATATTGGCCTCGAAATATTTTTGA